A single window of Verrucomicrobiia bacterium DNA harbors:
- a CDS encoding DUF1080 domain-containing protein: MAAWLAAGAGTTTLAAEESGWISLFNGRDLSGWEQRGGRAEYVVEGGELVGRSVPRTPNSFLCTTRVFTNFVLELEFKVATNLNSGIQIRSECHDEAREVQVGDRTIRIPAGRVHGYQIEIDPGARAWSGGIYDEGRRGWLKDLKENDAARAAFRSGEWNRFRIEARGPWIRTWINGVSAAELEDEMTPAGFIGLQVHGVGNREDPLEIRWRHLRLRELP; this comes from the coding sequence ATGGCGGCGTGGCTGGCGGCGGGTGCCGGCACGACGACCCTGGCGGCGGAGGAGTCCGGTTGGATTTCACTGTTCAATGGCCGGGACTTGTCGGGCTGGGAGCAGCGGGGCGGCAGGGCGGAGTACGTGGTGGAAGGGGGGGAGCTGGTGGGGCGCTCGGTGCCGCGGACGCCGAATTCGTTTCTCTGCACCACGCGTGTCTTCACCAACTTCGTGCTGGAACTGGAGTTCAAGGTGGCGACGAACCTGAACTCAGGGATCCAGATCCGGAGCGAGTGCCACGACGAGGCGCGGGAGGTTCAGGTGGGAGACCGGACGATCCGCATTCCCGCGGGGCGGGTGCATGGGTATCAGATCGAGATCGATCCCGGGGCGCGGGCCTGGAGCGGCGGGATCTACGATGAGGGGCGCCGCGGCTGGCTGAAGGATCTGAAGGAGAACGACGCGGCGCGGGCGGCATTCCGGTCGGGCGAATGGAACCGGTTCCGGATTGAGGCGCGGGGACCGTGGATTCGGACCTGGATCAACGGGGTGTCGGCGGCGGAGCTGGAGGATGAGATGACGCCGGCGGGGTTCATCGGCCTGCAGGTGCATGGGGTGGGCAACCGCGAGGATCCGCTGGAGATCCGGTGGCGCCATCTGCGGCTTCGCGAACTTCCGTGA